The nucleotide window TTTTGGAGAGTTGCATCTCATATGTGGCTTGGGAGAGATCTGTGAGGTTTCCAGGGCCCCTGGATGTGGGACTGTCTCATTCGGAAGAAGAGTCTGGGCCTCTGACAAACCAGAGGAGCAGGTCTTTCAGTTACCTGGCCTGAAGAACTCCTGCACGCACCCAGAATCAAACCCAGAGCTCTACAAAACCTACGTGATCTGGCTCACACCCACAGCTCCATTGTCagccccttcctcttcccttcatcCACTCTATTCCTGCCACCTTGGGATTCCTGCTGCTCCTCAAACATGCCATGTCCAgttctgcctcaggacctttatgactgccattccctctgcctggaaatcATCACTCCCTCCTGACTCTTCCCATCCTGCTTCGTAGACCATGCTATCCAAAACATCAacctcgggcagcccaggtggctcagtggcttagtgccaccttcagtccggggtgtggtcctagagacccgggatcaagtcccatgtcaggctccctgcatggaatggagcctgcttctccctctgcctgtgtctgtgcctctctctctctctctctctctgtgtgtgtgtgtgtgtgtgtgtgtgtctcatgaataaataaataaaattaaaaaaaaaaaaacaccaacctcttccttctccattttttttatacCTTTGCTTGCTCATGGCCCTGGCTACTGGAACTTGCTGTAGGATGGTACCTGACACATAGTTGGTACTCCATAATATTggttgcatgaatgaatgagtgaatgaataggtTTTCCCCCTTTAAGACATGTGGGAAATCAGTCCATAGTTTCCCAGAAATGTGTTTCTCTAGGACTCGCACCCAggcccccaacacacacctcTTGAtttggagagaggaaagagggaaggaaggaacatTTGCATACTGTGTACCAGTAGGTAGGTAGGTAACTGACACCCAACAAGCATTCGAGGATCATCTCCATGTTATAGCCAGAGAAACCAGGGCCTGCTCCCTACTCATCACCAATATCAGCGCAGTGTCCTACATAAACATCCAGTGAATGGAATTACACCGAATTAGGAAGCATGCAGCCAGAATTTGTCCTCAGCGCTGTCCAATTGTAGCCAGTGCTGTGTAGCTGCCACTGTACCCATAGAAACTCCAGGGACACAGCCTCATTAACATCCAGACACATCTGAGGGTGGGCCCGCACCAGACACGCACCAACAGGCAGCCCAGGCAGGAGCCCGTCCTACATCAGAGGCCCCTCTGTATATGCCCAGGGGCCTCAGCTTGAGCACAATTTCCACCCTAGGCTGGCTCGTGCTCCTTCCTGCTCCATCCCAAACCCACTCCCAGACTGCCCACTTCCTGCCCTCTGTCAGAAAAAGGGGAGACTAGTGACAAATAATAAACTATGAATGCCTTCTGACagatgctaaaatattttttaagtagctATCATTTTGATATCTGTGTCAGCTCCTCTTCCCAATGGGGCATGTTAAGGAGACTTCACAGAATTATCCTGAGCTGGAAGGAAACCGAATGACCATTTAACGCAGGAGTCAGCCAACTTTCCTGTAAATAGCTGAATAGCAAATATTATAGGCTTTGTGGGCCAAAAGGATGTTATGTGGGgattttcatataatttccacATGTCACAAAGTCAAGTTCTACTTTTGgtctttttcaaatgtttcaaaatgCAAAACCACTCTCAGCTCACAAGCTGTACAAAAATAGGCAGCAGGCCAGTTTAGCAGGCTATCAATACTTTGCAAGTGCCTGATTTAAAGCAATGCTTCTTAaactttatgtatataaaaatttccAGGGGGACTTGTTTAAAACAAATACCTAAGTCTACTCTTAGAGATTCTAATTCAGATTCAGGTCTAGTTGGGGCCcctgaatttgcatttttaactggTGGGCAGGTGGTGTTGATACTGCCTGTCTAGTGACTATATTTTGCACAGCACTAACATTCTAAAACCCATTctgtggatgaggaaactgaggcctgactAAGTGATATGTGCAAAGTTGTGCCCAGTGGATGAGGTGACAATATTTTCTCTGTCACTTCCCATGCCTGTTTCACCACAGAAAATTCCTTTCCATCTCCTTAACCCACCAGGCACACTCATGCTTTTGAGCTTCTTACTCATTCCTCTCCGAAGCAATTTTCCCCAAAAGATCCAGCTAGATGTTACCTCTTCTAAAGCAGTCCCTGACCTCCTCAAATCTAACTTCTCTGCCACAGCTCTCTGTACCGACTCATGTATAATTGTCTACAGGCCTATCTTTGAAGCACTGGGCTGTACCTTATTCTTCTTTATATCTAACTCTTTTATAATACCTGGTAAATAGGAGGTACCACGGAACGATGGTACATCCaaaatgatggatggatggatggataggtgggtggatggatgagtgggtggatggatgggtaggtgcATGGGTGAATTGGTAGATGAgagggtagatggatgggtgaatgaacGAATACTTCATGATCTAttgcttgaaaataattttcatggtCAAATTGAGATTAGACCCAAGCTCCTCTAGAGCACAAGCCAGAGTATATTCCATGGCTGGTTGTAATCCTAGCATGCAAACAGTAGTAGTTAGGTTTTACTGAATGTGTGTtgaatgtgtatttatatagCAGGTCTTGTCCTAAACATTGCTTAATGGCCCTGTTATGGGCCCCACCTTTACTAACAAGGAAATAGATGCTGAGAGACGTAGGGCAGCTAGCCCAATGCCACACAGCAAGGAACATCCTGGCTCTTCTGATTCTGTGTCACattgcccctccctcttcccaccctccaCCAGTCTTCCTCACTCATCTGGCTCCTACTAGCTCTGCGGGCCCCGGGCTGGGCTCACCTCCATCTGCATAGGTCTCGGTGCCATAGCCGTCCTGCAGGCCATTGTTCCAAGTGCCCTCATACTTGGCACCGCTGCTGCTGCTCTGCCGGGTTCCGTAGCGTCCCTTGAAGCCGTGTGTCCACTCGCCCTTGTAGAGCCAGCGTCCCTTGGTCTCTATGCCCAGCCCATGCCGTTTGCCCTGGCTCCAGTATCCCTCGAAGGTGTTCCCGCTGGGCCAGGTGTAGACGCCCGCCACTTCAAAGCCAAAGTTCCAGGAGCCGGAGTACTCACCCTGGCCCTTCGGGCCCGTGCACAGCCCATGTCCGTGGGCCTtccccccttcccagcccccgCAGTATGCCCCACCATCATCAAAGTCAAAGCGGCCCCCACTCATCTCATCGTAGCCCCTGACAGCCTCACCGTCCTCCAGCTTGGGGGAGAGAGGGCGATGGGGGCTGCCAGTGACACTCCACGCACACTCAGGGCTGGGCGCCCCTGACTCACCACTGTGCCCCGGGAGGGAGAAAGCAAGATGCCCCCAGAGGCTGAATGAGCCCGGGAGCCAAGTCAGCACTGGGTCGGCTGGTCAGTGCCATGCCCAGGAGGCCCCCACTCAACCAGCCAGAGGAAGGCTGCCAGttgggaaggaagcaggagggaaaGATTCAAAGTCTCCATAGAGCGTCCCAAGTCTGGCTTCCCCGGAGTCAAAGGAAAACACGGTGTGATCCCTTTAAGAAGCACagtggaaggggtggggtggaggggtccCCAGCCTGTTTCAAAGAGGGGAAATTCCTCCTTGGTGACAGCCCCCAGCCTAAGGCTGAATTCCTGCAGCCGGCTGGCCCCCTTCTCCACCCAGTGGGTGTGCAGGGCTGTCGGTCTCCGGGCTGCTGCCCCGCCCCTCTCAATCCTGCCCTCCTCCTGGGACGGAAAGGTCAGTGTTGCCCTAACAAGGCCATTGGATCTCAGAAGCTGCTCCCAAAATAACCCCCCAGCCAGCCCAGCCTCCTTCAAAGCGGGAGGGGTGTTTCAAATTGGGCTGGTGCTTCAGACCCAGGGAGCAGCCGGAGGGGCGAAGGAGGGCAGCTGAGAACTAAGTGGAGGTAGCCGGGGCAATTGGGTGGCTTTTCTTCCCCTGGGTAGGAGCTCCCTTCCACGTTCAGGGTGTCCTGAGTCTGcaggaggagaaggggcagaggggccagggaagggagtggggaggaggactAGCGGAACACCCAGTCCTGGAACACTCAAAATCCCCCAGAGTGTAGAGGTTGGCAAATCTCAGCCCCACCACCACTCACATGCCCTAACAGGACCTGGGGCTATACCCGCTGCCAGCCCCATAAAGGAATCCGGTGACCTAAAAAGAAAGGAACGGGCATGCTTTCACATATGCTTTTGAAAGTAGAGGAGGAACTCAGGAAGAGAAGTCAGGTTCTGGAAACAGAGTCTGGAAGATAGAGTGAACCTGAGTCCATCGCTCAAGCACAACCCCTGATCCCTCTCCACACCCCTGCGAAAACCCTGGAAAGATCCCACAGAAGGCACTGATGGCCCCCTTGCTCTCCTCTGAGACACAGGGTTGCTGGTTATTTGGAATGAGGCTGTCTCAGCCATACTCAAggatcatgatttttaaaaaatatcccttttccaagtttctctttttctctggtgTCCTCGGAGCCTGTGAGACCAGACTTGAGAAAGCTCTTGGGGCAGGATCAGGAGTGAAGGCCCTGGGTGGATTCCCAGCACTCAGGTTCCCACCAAACTTCAGTGAAAGGGACAAATAAATCTCTGTGACTTGAGGCTGTGGCCAGGACTAAGGATTGGAAATCCCAGCTGAGCCCAGGGTTAATAGTAGCAATAGAGTAATTCTGGGAAAGGTAGGAGCCAGCAAGAACAGGAAGCtgttggggcgcctgagtggctcagtcagttgagtgtctgcctttggcttgggtagtgatcccggggtgctggaatcgagccccatattgagccccacattgagccccacatcgggctctctgctcagtggggagcctgcttctcccctcccccattgctccccctgcttgcactttctttctctctcaaataaataaaatcttaaaaaaaaaaaaaaagaacaggaagctgctggggctggggggggcagaGACGGAGGGATACTTTGGAGGGGGAGGATAAGATAGAAATCACTAAAAAAGCAAGCACGGAAGGCACTTGAGGACTATTGGGCTGTGTTATTCGACTTCAGACTTCATCTGACATACTCCAAATCCCACGATGACTCAGGCTCCTTGAAGTCACTGCAGATTTGTTCTTGTTtcagaaatggacagaaaatGTTCTCTCCCTTCATCCCAGTGGACTCCCAGTTCTTACTGGTTCCTTCGTCGTCAAGGCACCCCTCCTGGGTCCTTGCTTCACTCCCAGGCAGAAACACCCAGCCTCTGAGCTCACTGTCACTGGCTGTTTGCCGAGTGGACAGGCAGCAAGTAGCAGCGGATGAAGACTGCATCGTCTAGGTTTTGGTTCACCATCTAGCCAAGTGGACTGAACTGCTTACACAAATTCACTTCTAGGAATGCTTGGCTGCCGACCCCAGAGAGCTCTGGGTTTGCCACTTTCTCACCAAGGCCTCTGGAGAATCACATGTTTCTTTCCAGCTCTGCTCtcaagggggaaggaaagaacatCTCTAAATGGAAGTTAAGAGGGGTTTGAATTACCCAAGTTCTATACTCTTTGCCATTAAATGTTGGGTAAATCACCATAATCCTATTCTAGGGCTGGGTGGCTGCTGTGTCTTCCTGAGCTGTTCCACCTGATAATTTTAGCCACTGTTTATCTGTGCAGCTCCCTACGGTGGTTCTTTACCAAGGGTGGGTGCTCTTAAGATTTAAATTCAACACCTGTTgaacttaaaaacataaacagatTCCAGATTCCAGAGCACTCTGCCCCCAGCCAATGACTAAGAGTGTTCCCTGAAACGGCTTAGACagttgtattctttttaaaagctcctcAGATGAATCTCATTCCTGGTTAAGGACCCCctatatgttttcaaaataagaaactgtttcttgggggcacctgggtgactcagtggttgagcgtctgcctttggctcagggcgtgatcccgggatcctgggatcaagtcccacatcgggcgggatccctgcaggggtcctgcttctccctctgcctatgtctctgcctctctctctctctctcatgaaaaaataaaatctttaaaaaagccaaaactaTTTCATAATAACATTTACATGTTCATGAATCTATTTACCATAGGCTATGTAGGATAGGTAGTTGTGGAGTTAGCTATGTGTTCACATCCAAGGTATGACCTTGGGCCAATACTTAATTTCCGTGAGCCACAATTTCCTCAACTGAAAGTACTTACCTCAAAGGATTATTAGTATTCAGGATAAATTATCTTCCTTATATGGTTGGGTAACTTAATACTGTACAAAGGCTTAGAACACACTAAACAcctaataaatattaactattattaatattatcctCACATGATAAGTTGCTCTTCAAACTAGAACGCATAATAAGATAGTTACCAAAGAGTTAAGTCAGAATCACCTCCCAAATGCTAAATACCTTGACACGGAAGCAGTCTTTCTCTTCACAATACATGGTTACTCAACATTGCCCTGTggttttatcactttttaaattgacAGACTCTGTTATTGGTAAACGGACACTTTGAtttcttaaaatcaaaatttAGTTTAAGTAAATTTTTTGCCAAATTTGGTACTGGCTGTAGGCGACCAGTGCCGAGATTTTAGAGGAGCTCACTTTTTTGCCTCTCCCGTTAAACCAATTCCCGGGAAAGGGAGTCCTCTTGAGGCCATTTGGGCATTACAGCAGCTTTTCCTTAGGAAAACCCACTCCCTCAGACAGAGGGAATTTAATAAACTTGGAATTAATTCTAAATCACTTTTAAAGTTAGCTAGCTATTCCATTCTTGCTCTTTCCCAGGTCTTTTCTTCGTCTGTGGTTCTGTTATTTGATCAGAGAAGGAAGTCATTTGCTTCCTCTGTTTCTCATTGCTCAAGTGTGATCATTTCCTAGGGAGCCTGGAAGGGAGGGACCTGAAAAATCCAGAacagaggggcatctggatggctcagtggttgagcatctgcctttggcttaggtcatgatcccagggtcctgggattgagccctgcatggagcctgtttctccttctgcctgctgctccccctgcttgtgctctctctcgggcacgatctctccctctctgtggcaaataagtaaaatcttaaaaaaaaaaaacaaaatccaaaacagaACAAGAGAGAAGGCCTGCACACAGAAACCCACTTGAGTCAACTTTTCCGCCACTGAAGACGCAGCTGAAGAAGCCCCACCTCCTTCAGACAAGTTTCCTGAGTTAGGTGCCTTCCCACATGCCAGCTCTTCCTCCGAACTGAGTTGTTTGAAGCAAGGATTATCGTCATTCTAAAAAATACGCATAAATGCAGTCTAAGTGCCTGGCGCGCCCCACTCCCCCTTGTATGCCCAGTGTGTGCACATAGTGGGTGTTCACCTTTCCTTCTCTGCACCATTTGGCAGCTTACAGCTCCTTTCTTAATTAAATGCTTTTTACCTTGACAGGACTGCTATCTTGATTCTGCTCCTGCCTCACTGGCTGCTCCTACCTAGGCTTTGGCTGGTTGGTCTTCATTCCGGGGACCTTTTTACTGTGGGAATGTTCCAGAGCTTGATCCTCTGTCTGGGTCTTTACCTACATTCACTTCCCAGGTGGTCTCCTCCAGTCTGACCTTTAAACATCATCCATATACTGACGGCTCCTTCATTTGTGTCTCCAACCCATACCTCCCTACTGATCTTCAGTACAGGTCTACCACCAACTCAATGTCACCACAGGGGTCTCAGAAGCACCTCAGACTTGCCAAAAGCAAAACCAGACTCCGGGATTCTCCTCCCATGTCTGCTCCTCCAGCCAATTCGCAGCTTCTGAAAACCTTTGGAGTCCTTAATTGCAGTTTTTCTCTCACACTCTGTATCTAATCCATCAGCAACTCCCCTCAGCTGTACTTCCAAAATCATTCGAGAATACATCTTTTTCTCTGCACTGCTAAGTGTCCAAGCCCTGGGAACCCACTGCCTGACTTACTGCCTCCTTACctccccttctcctgctctcctCAATCCACACAGAGCAGCCAGTGCTTTTTTATAAAGGTCATTCTGATATGTCTTGCCTCTCCCCCAAATACCTAAATGCCCCTTACCTTATTCAGGAGTCACAGCCTTTAAAATGGCCTGAGAAGCCCTCCATGATCTGCCCTTGCCCTTGCCCCATGCTTCTCTGAGCTCACCTGCTTCAAGCCTCGTTGACATCTGTGCTATTCCATCTGTCAGGAATGCTCTTCCCCCCAGTAGCCACCAGGCTCACTCCCTCACTTTCTTcgggtctcagctcaaatgtcactgaCCTCATCACAGAAActtctctgcccccagccccagcccgtaGGATCTTGGAATCCTCCTCTCTCCACTGAGTACAAGGATGTCATTCTGCTTTCTGCTTGCTGCTCTTTTCCTAGCACCTAGTATGCTCTGCCTGGTGTTGTGGGCACTCCAGGAGTTATTTGCTgagtaaatggatgaataaatgtttCATGAATAGGTGATAAAGGCACATGTCAGGATGCTACTTTTCAAAACATCAGAGTAAAATTTCTCAATCCATAATCTGAATCCATCTCCCATGGTGCATTCAAGAGATTGGTTCAATAAATCacacaaaaggtcacatgttTGAGTGAGGGACACACACATAAAAGTTGGCCCAACTTGGTCTGAGCAGAGTAATTTTTAGCTTCAAGATTCATGTTTTGAGATTTTGACTGAAATGTAAATACTTAAAACTTATTCCCATGAATCTGGAATGCTTAGCTTTCATCCAAGTTTGGATTTCTTCAACAGGTTACTCAGTCACTGGAACTCTGTTCTTCTCAACTTTGTCCCAACACctctccttaaaataattttgtttgaaaGGAAGGCGtatctttcttcattctctggaGACTGTTCTGTTAGCATACAGAATTAAGTAAATAACCAGACCACTGGACTGAAAAGCTAAAAAGGACTTTAAAGATTGAGGAACTTTAGGTAACACACTAAAGCCCAACTGCTCCACTCTCACCAGTATAAAAGGTGAAGCAAGATACTAGTTGTGGAGGAGTGGGTGTGGGTGGTAGGTGCCTTTACAGTAGAAACTCTAATGGCCTAAttagtggttctttttttttaagattttatttattcatgaaagacacagagagagagagagagagaggcagacacaggcagaggaagaagcaggctccatgcagggagcccgatgtgggacttgatcccggatcctccaggatcacaacctgggccaaagtggcgctaaaccgctgagccaccccaggctgccccctaatTAGTGGTTCTTAAAGTGTGGTCTGGAAGTCTACTGTTTCAGGAGATCTGTGAGGTTGAAACTACCTTCGTGATATTAACACATTAGCTGCCTTTTTCATGCTCACCCCCCCACAAGTGTAGTTTTCTAGCGGTCACATGACACCCCATATTCACAAGAGGCTGAATGCAGAGGCAGATATGAGACCTAgttgtcttctattaagccatacattaaatttgcaaaaatgtaagaCAAGCCACTCTTTTCACCAaatcttttttgttaatttttcaatTAGAAATGTTCACATGTAAGAAgaccattatttttaaatcaatacatattttttaaatttcttagttttaatttctgataTGGTAAATATAAGTataacccacaaaaaacaaaagctctttggcaCCCTTAATTTGTAAATGTGTCATGAGACCAAAAGGCTTCACAATTGTTGCCTTAGGTATATGCAATAGCATTCCTTCTGTTAGCATCAAGAAATCTCTCAACTTCCAGTGCTGTGATGGCAAGGATTATGCTCCCTTGCTCAAACCACAGCCTTCACATGTCACTAAAGCCATTCTAAACTAGTAACATGCAGAGGTTTAGGGCTTTTCCAGAGAAtaccctccccacctctcccaagTACAAATCACGTTAGGTGTGAAGCCCAGACCCCACTGTCATGAACCAACTCCAGTTAGTGGATGTTTTAGTAAAGAATAAAACTTATTTTGTAATCTAAGTTAAATAAACTTTCTGTTAACATGGTGTTAAAATGGCTGGACAAATTTTCACTGGATTTGATAGGATGgtctgaaataaaacattatgtgGTATATGTAAAAAATCACTTTGGAGCCACCTAAAAGAAGACAGGGATTCATCCTCTAGTTGAAactgagttgtttttctttttttttaaccaaactttGGAGGGAATTTTGGGATGGCCAACTAGAAATACAGGATATAGCAGGTATAAAATTCTGTTCTGGGTTTCCCGGGGCAGGAGGGGAGTGCAAGGAGATAACATCCATCAGGAACATTGGAAACGGAGATACAAGATCTACAACTAACTGAAACATACCACATATAATACTGGAGATGGAGAAGATGCGTGCTTGTTTCAAATATTACACCCCTCCTTCCAACTGAAGCAGTCTGCTCCAAGCTGCTTCTTACCTGAGAAACTTCATGTAACACGCCTTCACATACCAAGCCCCAGCAGGGGTTTATTTGGGGATAATTAATGATTCTCTCAAACAATAGAGGGCAGGCCAGCTAGTTTATTCATATTGAATCTAAACCTTAGATCTCTGGCTTAACAATAACATAAGAAACCCTGAAAGACACAATAAAGTTGTGTTAAATCAGTCCTATAACTTCTAAGATCCTGGGCCGGCAACTACAGCATGACAAGTGTTCAGTCCAGTtacaaaatgtttccttttccttggcCAACAAATTCTTAAACAGATGTGAAAAATGCACTGCGTTACAAAGGCTTTTACCATATAACCCACTGCTACCAGTCAAGTTATTACGGTTTCTTCATCTCCCAGAAACTTTTCTAAATGATAGGGATTTTCCTTTGATCTGCTCGCCTTGGTGCGTATGTAAGAACAGGGAGTAAGAGCAGGGAGTAAGTTTAAAGGAAGAAGATGAACGGAGATGCCAAGAAAAGTTTTTATTGCAAGCACAGTGAGCAGAAGAGATGTCTTCTCACACAACGTGGCCGCAAGGTCTGCCATTAACTAAATCTCTCTGACAACCTTTCATTGGTTTAAAGCATATTAATTAGCTTCTTACTATCAGGTGTACATCATTTCTGCCATGTGGGACATTTTCTTGGGAATATacaagtaatattccatgtagCCTGACAGGTCCTCAATGGTCACATCATCCACATAGACTCGAGCTTGCTCAGAACAGGAGCGGGGGGAGCCAGAGAGAGTTCTGGTGTGCAGTGACTGAGAGTAGTCCTCAAGCATGGATCTTCGTTCTGGGGCCAAGGGAGGGACACTCTGCAGGCCTGAAAAGGAATACACTTCCATATCATGCCATCTCTTACACTGGCACTCCTTGCCTATGCATGCACATGGCTTGCCCTGGTTTAGCCTGGAAACCGCTTGAAAGTCAGAGAGATCATTGGCCTTGAGACTTGCTTGGGAGACTTGAGTAGCAACAGAGGAGTCTTCCTTCTTACTCTCTGATGGGAGCCTGGGAACCGAAGTTCTCAAAGGCTCAACAACTGCCCCTGTGTGATTAGTATCGAGAGAAGTAGAGCATTCTCCTGAATTGAACTCTTTAGGGGTGGAAATTCCCAGCCCACTGCTGCCATCAGGGGAGTCAGTCTGGCTTTTGTGCTTGAGCTGGCTGCTGGAAGAAGCAGCTATTGTACTGCAATGTATAAACTTTGGAGGATGAAGGACAGGAGACTTAGAACGTCGACGACGCTGGGTTCTCGCTGCTCCTCGTGAAGACTTCCTTGTAGACCTAAAAGGAAAACAGTGCACAAAAAGATGTTGGGACACGCAGGTCTCCTAAACAGATTCTTTATGATAGCTGGAGATTTACTTCCTCTCAAGTCTGAGGTCCTAAGTAAGTTTCCCCCAAAGAGATGTGCCTACCTCTGTTTTCAAGCTGCCTAAATCTACTTCTCAAAAACTTCAACATCTCCTTATTAGCAAGCTAAAGAATGGGAGAGGTAAAGGGttgtttttaattgcatttctcgGGCCAAACATGTGTACAGAACACTTCTGCAAACCTTGGCCTGGGAACCTTTGGCCACTGAGTCTGGAAACCACCCCCACTCCCGCCACCCGCCACAAAGCACTTGACGCTGTAAAACCCAACTGTTGTGCTCTACCCTCTGAACATAGCAGCTTCCATACCATTGTGTGAGGCTGATGATGCGAATGGCCACTATATCATGATTACCACACAGAGCAACAGATTTAGGATTCATTTCTATCACTGGTTGCAGTTGACAAATAGATTTCAACTCCCTCAAGTTTTCAGATACTGGGAGTTACCAGACATTCTACAtaacttttaatgaaatatttaaataaataaaagagtggagcaaaggaaaaacaatagagaatCAAAACTGCCaagcaaaactgaaaacagaacccaaaagaactttaaaaaataaaaaaactgggatccctgggtggcgcagcggtttggcgcctgcctttggcctggggcgcgatcctggagacccgggatcgaatcccacattgggctcccggtgcatggagcctgcttctccctctgcctgtgtctctgcctctctgtctctctctgtgtgactatcatgaataaataaataaaatcttaaaaaaaaaaataaataaataaataaataaataataaaaataaaaaaaataaaa belongs to Canis lupus familiaris isolate Mischka breed German Shepherd chromosome 24, alternate assembly UU_Cfam_GSD_1.0, whole genome shotgun sequence and includes:
- the OSER1 gene encoding oxidative stress-responsive serine-rich protein 1: MKSEAKDGEEESLQTAFKKLRVDASGSIASLSVGEGTNVRASVRTAADDTKPKTTCASKDSWHGSTRKSSRGAARTQRRRRSKSPVLHPPKFIHCSTIAASSSSQLKHKSQTDSPDGSSGLGISTPKEFNSGECSTSLDTNHTGAVVEPLRTSVPRLPSESKKEDSSVATQVSQASLKANDLSDFQAVSRLNQGKPCACIGKECQCKRWHDMEVYSFSGLQSVPPLAPERRSMLEDYSQSLHTRTLSGSPRSCSEQARVYVDDVTIEDLSGYMEYYLYIPKKMSHMAEMMYT